A genomic stretch from Anas platyrhynchos isolate ZD024472 breed Pekin duck chromosome 25, IASCAAS_PekinDuck_T2T, whole genome shotgun sequence includes:
- the KMT2A gene encoding histone-lysine N-methyltransferase 2A isoform X1, giving the protein MAHSGRWRFPARPGSGGWGRRGLGGSRLRVPAVRSLRTAEAAAAAGGEGGERGGGGPGSGGAAGSGGGGAAAPGSGGGGGGGGSGGPAAGVGPGFDAALQVSAAIGINLRRFRAACGAEAGSGEDEQFLGFGSDEEVKVQSPTRSPTVKSSPRKPRGRPRSSSDRSSAVLSDSSSVCSPSSKSETTPMEKVKKKELKSGEKRRGRPPTLTSVKFKLSQVKGTSDIQKGSKEEKESLKKIKRSPSTTFQQATKIKKLRTSKLSPLKSKFKPGAKLQIGRKSVQIVRRRGRPPSSERLKTSSTLVINSQLEKPQRIRKEKDGTPPLTKEEKTAVRQSPRRIKPVRIIPSTKRTDATIAKQLLQRAKKGAQKKIEKEAAKLQGRKGRTQLKNIRQFIMPVVSAISSRIIKTPKRFIEDEDYDPPIKISRLESTPNSRFSATSCGSSEKSSAASQHSSQMSSDSSRSSSPSVDTSTDSQASEEMQTLSEERSNTPEVHTPLPVSQSPENDNSDRRNRRFSITERSFGQRTAKKLSALPSVPQQQSSSSPPPPLLTPPPPLQPASSISDRTPWLMPPTIPLASPFLPTSAAPMQEKRKSILREPTFRWTSLKHSRSEPQYFSSAKYAKEGLIRKPIFDNFRPPPLTPEDVGFASGFSTPGATAPARLFSLHSGTRFDMHKRSPLLRAPRFTPSEAHSRIFESVTLPSSVGRTTTGTAATGVSSRKRKRKVFSPIRSEPRSPSHSMRTRSGRLSTSDLTTLTPQSSVSSSLTSISVSSLATSALNSTFTFPSHSLTQSGESAERSQRQRKQTSTPAEPFSSSSPAPLFPWFTPSPQTERGRNKDRATEELSKDKDADKSVEKDKSREKDREREKENKRESRKEKRRKGSEIQSSSALFPVGKMPKEKVVSEDVAASSSAKKTAGRRKSTAIDPVADVSTAALVDTTAIKTKTSKKGRGGLDKSDLDLSPTVPSLEKEKALRLSTPSSSTVKHSASSISSMLAQADKLPMTDKRVASLLKKAKAQLYKIEKSKSLKQADQPKAQGQESDSSETSVRGPRIKHVCRRAAVALGRKRAVFPDDMPTLSALPWEEREKILSSMGNDDKSSIAGSEEAEPLAPPIKPIKPVTRNKTQQEPPVKKGRRSRRCGQCSGCQVPEDCGVCTNCLDKPKFGGRNIKKQCCKMRKCQNLQWMPSKAYLQKQAKAAKKKEKKSKTNEKKESHSGKNQLDSGQKQTPPTILSREDNAIKKSSEPARKPVEEKHEDGNSSTPLLEPKQVPAPGARKTGKQTSQPVQLPPQPPSSGPLKKEAPKLTTSEPKKKQTPQPEIGTEQNKQKKIAPRPTFPVKQKPKEKEKPPPISKPESSTLNLLSTLTNGSSSKQKPPTDGVHRIRVDFKEDCEVENVWEMGGLGIVTSVPITPRVVCFLCASSGHVEFVYCQVCCEPFHKFCLEESERPLEDQLENWCCRRCKFCHVCGRQHQATKQLLECNKCRNSYHPECLGPNYPTKPTKKKKVWICTKCVRCKSCGSTTPGKGWDAQWSHDFSLCHDCAKLFAKGNFCPLCDKCYDDDDYESKMMQCGKCDRWVHSKCENLSDEMYEILSNLPESVAYTCINCTEQHPAEWRLALEKELQVSLKQVLTALLNSRTTSHLLRYRQAAKPPDLNPETEESIPSRSSPEGPDPPVLTEVSKQEEQQPLDLEGVKRKMDQGGYTSVLDFSDDIVKIIQAAINSDGGQPEVKKANSMVKSFFIRQMERVFPWFSVKKSRFWEPNKVTSNSGMLPNAVLPPSLDHNYAQWQEREENNRTEQPPLMKKIIPAPKPKGPGEPDSPTPLHPPTPPISSSDRSREDSPELNPPPDVEDNRQCALCLKYGDDSANDAGRLLYIGQNEWTHVNCALWSAEVFEDDDGSLKNVHMAVIRGKQLRCEFCQKSGATVGCCLTSCTSNYHFMCSRAKNCVFLDDKKVYCQRHRDLIKGEVVPENGFEVLRRVFVDFEGISLRRKFLSGLEPENIHMMIGSMTIDCLGILNDLSDCEDKLFPIGYQCSRVYWSTTDARKRCVYTCKIMECRPPVIEPDINSTVEHDDNRTIAHSPVPLTETLSKDSRNAPEIVNPPSPDRPMHSQTSSSCCYPLVSKGLRIRTPSYPSTQRSPGSRPLPSAGSPTPVTHEIVTVGDPLLSSGLKSIGSRRHSTSSLSQQQSKLRMISPTRAGNTYSRHSVSSVSNTGSSSEHELSVKNTDRFVGSVNSGTTSAPVQSCSTSSSSQKTAATSGSKTYQADASQSSEVKHSSSSDLLAKSAPSKGEKMKTLTSKDPDYSAHIFASGGNSKMSTQPNSSSGTETNVKIGTFQESSGSFSSKETIPFQSLHQRGPRKDRDQHLEPVQPDKTALVDEMDVKTLKSAGVNSRSPAASEQAVSASRDRRQKGKKLAKESFKEKHSLKSLADPSQAVGSDEGNLKSEFGNQGLVTEQISQRLCNNIPAEKAGEKSPPSQGSSKGSAVPIEVASKESQAPRKRTVKVTLTPLKMENENQSKAAQQESDAEHQSAGAELAASSEPSSESPEDNSVVQESPNKAPAQESQNNAYENLPVQDNNLMLQDGTKAQEESSYKRRYPRRSARARSNMFFGLTPLYGVRSYGEEDIPFYSNSTGKKRGKRSAEGQVDGADDLSTSDEDDLYYYNFTRTVVPSNTEERLASHNLFREEEQCDLPKISQLDGVDDGTESDTSVTATTRKVNQVTKRSGKENGTENIKLDRTEETGEKVQVTKSPAVHKTDPKIDNCHSVSRVKTQGQDSLEAQLSSLETGRRAHASTPSDKNLLDTFNTELLKSDSDNNNSDDCGNILPSDIMDFVLKNTPSMQALGESPESSSSELLTLGEGLGLDSNRGKDMGLFEVFSQQLPTAEPVDSSVSSSISAEEQFELPLELPSDLSVLTTRSPTVPSQNHNRLAVISESSLSSSGERSILALPSTESGEKRVTVTEKSASSEGDTTLLSPGVDPSPEGHMTPDHFIQGHIDAEHIASPPCGPVEQGHGSNQDLTRNSGTPGIQVPVSPTVPLQNQKYVPNSTDSPGPSQISNAAVQTTPPHLKPAAEKLLVVNQNMQPLYVLQTLPNGVTQKIQLTPSVSSAQSVMETNASVLGPMGSGLTLTTGLNPSLPSSQSLFPPTSKGLLPMSHHQHIHPFSTASQTGFPPNIGSPSPGLLIGVQPPPDPQLLVSEASQRTDLGATASTPTAALGKKRPISRLQSRKNKKLAPSGTPSAIAPPDMVSNMTLINFAPSQISNHPLDLGTIANSTSHRTVPNIIKRSKSGVMYFEQTSLLPQSGTAAAVGTSPSVIGPDAGHLPTGPVSGLASSSSVLNVVSMQATAAPTTGGSVPSHVLGQSSVTLTSPGLLGDLGSISNLLIKASHQSLGLQEPHMTLPPGSGMFSQLGTSQTPSTAAMTAASSICVLPSAQSMSMTVAQSSAEPEGSYQLQHMTQLLASKTGIASSQLDLGAASATAQLSNFPQLVDVPSSTGLEQNKVSSSVMHASSASPGGSPSSGQQSASSSMLGPTKMKPKIKRIQPSLEKGNGKKHKTSHLWAGSSEAHVPDRGAVAVPQVSATRTPAVKADVQDAASIDQPSQKQCGQSAGQMSVLAEPQSTQASANEQENAGSKAIEEEESTFSSPLMFWLQQEQKRKECLGEKKPKKGLVFEISSDDGFQICAESIEDAWKSLTDKVQEARSNARLKQLSFAGVNGLRMLGIIHDTVVFLIEQLYGAKHCHNYKFRFHKPEEANEPPLNPHGSARAEVHLRKSAFDMFNFLASKHRQPPEYNPNDEEEEEVQLKSARRATSMDLPMPMRFRHLKKTSKEAVGVYRSPIHGRGLFCKRNIDAGEMVIEYSGNVIRSILTDKREKYYDSKGIGCYMFRIDDSEVVDATMHGNAARFINHSCEPNCYSRVINIDGQKHIVIFAMRKIYRGEELTYDYKFPIEDASNKLPCNCGAKKCRKFLN; this is encoded by the exons GGAGAAAGTAAAGAAGAAGGAATtgaaaagtggggaaaaaagacGAGGAAGACCTCCAACACTTACTAGCGTGAAGTTCAAATTGTCACAAGTCAAAGGCACATCAGATATtcagaagggaagcaaagaagaaaaagagagtctGAAAAAGATCAAAAGGTCGCCATCCACTACGTTTCAGCAAGCAactaaaattaagaaattaagaaCTAGTAAACTCTCTCCACTAAAGTCTAAATTTAAGCCTGGGGCAAAACTTCAGATCGGGAGGAAAAGCGTTCAGATTGTGCGCAGGAGAGGAAGGCCACCGTCTTCTGAACGTTTAAAGACTTCCTCAACCTTAGTCATAAATTCACAGCTGGAGAAACCCCAAAGGATACGTAAAGAAAAGGATGGCACACCACCTctcacaaaggaagaaaagactgCTGTCAGACAGAGTCCGCGCAGGATTAAGCCTGTTAGGATTATACCTTCTACAAAAAGGACGGATGCAACAATTGCTAAGCAACTCTTGCAGAGGGCTAAGAAGGGGGCGCAAAAAAAGATTGAGAAAGAAGCAGCCAAACTGCAGGGCAGAAAGGGGAGAACCCAGCTTAAAAATATCCGACAGTTCATTATGCCGGTCGTAAGCGCTATCTCTTCACGGATTATTAAAACGCCCAAACGGTTCATTGAAGATGAAGACTATGACCCTCCTATTAAAATATCCAGACTAGAATCCACACCAAACAGCAGGTTCAGCGCTACTTCTTGCGGATCCAGTGAAAAATCCAGTGCTGCTTCTCAGCATTCATCTCAGATGTCTTCAGATTCCTCACGGTCCAGCAGCCCTAGCGTTGATACATCTACAGACTCTCAGGCTTCTGAGGAGATGCAGACGCTTTCTGAGGAACGAAGTAATACTCCAGAAGTTCACACACCTCTGCCTGTTTCTCAGTCCCCTGAGAATGATAACAGTGATAGGAGAAACAGAAGGTTTTCGATAACGGAAAGAAGTTTTGGCCAGAGGACTGCTAAAAAACTCTCAGCCTTGCCAAGTGTGCCGCAGCAGCAGTCGTcgtcctctcctcctccccctctgctcacTCCTCCCCCACCACTACAGCCCGCTTCCAGCATCTCAGACCGTACTCCTTGGCTCATGCCTCCTACCATACCGTTAGCCTCCCCCTTTCTTCCTACGTCTGCTGCACCAATGCAAGAGAAACGGAAATCAATTCTGCGAGAGCCAACGTTTAGGTGGACTTCTCTAAAGCATTCCAGGTCAGAACCACAGTACTTCTCATCAGCAAAATATGCCAAAGAGGGTCTTATTCGCAAACCAATCTTTGATAACTTCAGACCCCCACCACTAACACCGGAGGATGTTGGCTTTGCATCTGGCTTCTCAACACCAGGTGCTACAGCTCCAGCACGGCTGTTTTCTCTTCATTCTGGAACAAGATTTGATATGCACAAGAGAAGTCCTCTGCTGAGAGCTCCGAGATTCACTCCAAGCGAGGCCCACTCCAGAATCTTTGAATCTGTAACTTTGCCCTCGTCGGTTGGTCGAACCACTACAGGAACCGCTGCAACAGGTGTCTCTTCTAGGAAACGAAAGAGAAAAGTGTTTAGCCCTATCCGCTCAGAACCCAGATCTCCTTCGCACTCCATGAGGACAAGAAGTGGGAGACTTAGTACCTCTGACCTGACAACTCTCACCCCACAGTCTTCTGTATCTTCCTCATTAACTAGCATTTCTGTTAGTTCTCTTGCCACTAGTGCCTTAAATTCAacttttacttttccttcccattccctaACGCAGTCTGGGGAATCAGCAGAAAGAAGCCAGAGACAAAGGAAGCAGACTAGCACTCCAGCAGAGCCTTTCTCATCTAGTAGTCCTGCTCCTCTCTTTCCTTGGTTCACTCCAAGTCCCCAGACAGAGAGAGGCAGAAACAAAGACAGGGCGACAGAGGAACTGTCCAAAGATAAAGACGCTGATAAAAGTGTGGAGAAGGACAAGAgcagagagaaagacagagagagagagaaggagaacaAACGGGAgtcaaggaaagagaaaaggagaaaagggtcAGAAATTCAGAGTAGCTCTGCTTTGTTTCCTGTAGGTAAAATGCCCAAAGAAAAAGTTGTCAGTGAAGATGTTGCAGCATCATCTTCTGCAAAAAAAACTGCCGGGCGGAGGAAGTCTACAGCAATAGATCCCGTGGCAGATGTTTCCACTGCTGCTCTGGTAGATACAACAGccatcaaaaccaaaacatccAAGAAAGGTAGAGGGGGGTTGGACAAATCAGATCTGGACCTCAGCCCCACTGTGCCAtctttggagaaagaaaaagctctgcGTCTCTCTACTCCTTCATCAAGCACTGTTAAACATTCCGCTTCCTCCATCAGCTCTATGTTGGCTCAAGCAGACAAACTGCCGATGACTGACAAAAGGGTAGCCAGTCTtctgaaaaaagcaaaagcccAGCTGTACAAGATTGAGAAGAGCAAGTCCCTCAAACAAGCAGATCAGCCAAAAGCACag GGACAAGAGAGCGATTCATCAGAAACGTCAGTCCGAGGACCACGAATAAAACATGTTTGCAGGAGAGCAGCTGTTGCACTGGGTCGTAAGCGAGCCGTGTTTCCTGACGACATGCCCACTCTGAGTGCCTTACCATGGGAAGAGCGAGAGAAGATACTGTCTTCCATGGGGAATGACG ataaGTCATCAATAGCCGGCTCAGAAGAGGCAGAACCTCTTGCTCCACCTATCAAACCAATTAAGCCGGTAACCAGAAACAAGACACAGCAAGAACCGCCAGTGAAGAAGGGACGACGGTCAAGGCGCTGTGGGCAGTGTTCAGGCTGCCAGGTTCCAGAGGACTGTGGTGTCTGTACTAACTGTCTGGACAAACCCAAGTTTGGTGGGCGTAATATAAAGAAGCAGTGCTGCAA GATGAGGAAATGTCAGAATCTCCAGTGGATGCCTTCTAAAGCATATCTCCAGAAGCAAGCTAAAG CtgcaaaaaagaaagagaagaaatccaAGAcgaatgaaaagaaagaaagccatTCTGGAAAGAACCAGTTGGACTCTGGACAGAAACAAACTCCTCCAACTATTTTATCAAGAGAAGACAATGCCATAAAGAAGAGCAGTGAACCTGCTCGTAAGCCAGTTGAGGAGAAACATGAGGATGGGAATTCCTCTACTCCTCTGTTGGAGCCCAAACAGGTCCCTGCACCTGGTGCCAGAAAGACTGGCAAACAAACATCTCAGCCAGTAcagctccctcctcagccaCCAAGCTCAGGACCTTTGAAAAAAGAAGCTCCTAAGCTTACCACTTCTGAGCCTAAGAAAAAGCAGACTCCACAGCCAGAAATAG gcacagaacaaaacaaacagaaaaaaattgctccCCGTCCAACTTTCCCTGTGAAAcagaaaccaaaagaaaag GAAAAGCCCCCTCCTATAAGCAAGCCAGAAAGCAGCACGCTGAATTTGCTCAGTACTCTGACTAATGGGAGCAGTTCCAAGCAAAAGCCACCTACAGATGGAGTCCACAGAATCCGAGTGGATTTCAAG GAGGACTGTGAAGTGGAGAATGTTTGGGAGATGGGTGGGTTAGGCATCGTGACCTCGGTACCTATTACTCCCAGGGTGGTGTGTTTTCTCTGTGCCAGCAGTGGACATGTGGAG TTTGTGTATTGTCAGGTCTGTTGTGAGCCTTTCCACAAGTTCTGCTTAGAGGAGAGCGAGCGGCCCCTGGAGGACCAGCTGGAAAACTGGTGCTGTCGTCGCTGCAAGTTCTGCCACGTGTGTGGGAGACAGCACCAGGCCACCAAG CAGCTGCTGGAGTGCAATAAGTGCCGAAACAGCTATCACCCGGAGTGCCTGGGCCCAAACtacccaacaaaacccaccaagaaaaagaaagtttgg ATATGTACCAAATGTGTTCGCTGCAAGAGCTGTGGATCAACAACACCAGGGAAGGGGTGGGATGCACAGTGGTCTCACGACTTTTCACTGTGTCATGATTGTGCCAAACTCTTTGCAAAAG gaaattttTGTCCTCTCTGTGACAAATGCTATGATGATGATGACTATGAGAGTAAGATGATGCAGTGTGGAAAATGTGACCGCTGGGTCCACTCCAAATGTGAAAACCTTTCTG ATGAAATGTATGAGATACTCTCTAACTTGCCTGAGAGTGTAGCATACACCTGCATTAACTGTACAGAACAGCATCCTGCAGAATGGCGTCTTGCACTGGAAAAGGAGCTGCAGGTTTCTTTAAAACAGGTTTTAACAGCCCTGTTGAACTCTAGAACTACTAGCCACTTGCTGCGTTATAGGCAG GCAGCAAAACCACCTGATTTAAATCCTGAGACAGAAGAGAGCATACCATCCAGAAGCTCTCCTGAAGGTCCCGATCCTCCTGTCCTAACAGAAGTCAGTAAACAGGAGGAGCAGCAACCTCTGGATCTGGAaggagtaaaaagaaaaatggatcaAGGAGGTTACACTTCTGTG CTGGATTTTAGTGATGATATTGTGAAGATAATTCAAGCAGCCATTAATTCTGATGGAGGGCAGCCAGAAGTTAAAAAAGCCAATAGCATGGTCAAGTCCTTCTTTATTCGG caaatGGAGCGTGTTTTTCCATGGTTCAGTGTAAAAAAGTCCAGATTTTGGGAGCCAAATAAAGTAACAAGCAA CAGTGGTATGTTGCCGAACGCAGTGCTGCCTCCTTCGCTTGACCATAATTATGCTCAGTGGCAGGAGCGTGAAGAGAACAACCGCACTGAACAACCCCCTCTGATGAAGAAAATCATTCCAGCTCCAAAACCCAAAGGACCTGGAGAGCCAGATTCACCCACTCCTCTACATCCTCCTACACCGCCTATCTCTA GTTCTGACAGAAGCAGAGAAGATAGTCCTGAGCTTAATCCACCTCCAGATGTAGAAGACAACAGGCAGTGTGCGTTGTGCCTGAAATACGGTGATGATAGCGCTAAT GATGCTGGACGTCTTCTGTATATTGGCCAAAATGAATGGACACACGTGAACTGTGCTTTATGGTCAGCAGAAGTGTTTGAAGATGATGATGGTTCTCTGAAAAATGTGCACATGGCTGTGATCCGGGGAAAGCAGCTG agATGTGAGTTCTGTCAGAAGTCAGGCGCTACAGTAGGCTGCTGCCTCACTTCCTGTACAAGTAACTATCATTTCATGTGCTCACGAGCCAAGAACTGTGTTTTTCTGGATGATAAGAAGGTTTACTGCCAGAGGCATCGTGATTTGATCAAAGGAGAG GTGGTTCCTGAGAATGGGTTTGAAGTTCTTAGGAGAGTTTTTGTGGATTTTGAAGGAATCAGTTTGAGAAGAAAATTTCTGAGTGGCTTGGAACCAGAGAACATCCACATGATGATTG GTTCAATGACAATAGACTGTTTAGGAATTTTGAATGACCTCTCAGACTGTGAAGATAAGTTGTTTCCCATTGGCTATCA GTGCTCCAGAGTGTACTGGAGCACAACAGATGCCAGGAAACGCTGTGTGTATACCTGCAAGATCATGGAATGCCGACCACCAGTCATAGAACCTGATATCAACAGCACTGTAGAACATGATGATAACAGAACAATTGCCCATAGCCCAGTTCCCCTTACAG AAACTCTATCCAAAGACAGCAGAAATGCACCTGAAATTGTAAACCCACCATCACCAGATCGTCCCATGCATTCTCAGACCTCTAGTTCCTGTTGCTATCCATTGGTCTCAAAGGGCCTTAGGATCAGGACACCAAGTTACCCCTCCACACAGAGGTCTCCTGGCTCTAGGCCTTTACCCTCTGCAG gGAGTCCTACGCCAGTGACCCATGAAATAGTTACAGTTGGAGATCCTTTACTGTCCTCTGGACTTAAGAGCATTGGTTCTAGGAGACATAGCACTTCTTCTTTATCACAGCAGCAATCAAAACTCCGTATGATTTCACCTACACGAGCTGGGAATACTTATTCCAGGCACAGTGTCTCTTCAGTTTCCAACACAGGGTCCTCTTCAGAACATGAACTGAGTGTAAAAAATACTGACCGCTTTGTGGGATCTGTGAATTCAGGTACCACAAGTGCTCCAGTTCAAAGCTGCTCTACCAGTTCAAGCTCCCAGAAGACAGCAGCTACAAGTGGAAGTAAAACTTACCAGGCAGATGCATCTCAGTCTTCAGAAGTAAAACATTCAAGTAGTTCGGATTTGTTAGCCAAAAGTGCACCTTCAAAGGGAGAGAAGATGAAAACACTGACCTCAAAGGACCCAGATTATTCAGCTCATATTTTTGCCTCTGGAGGAAACTCCAAAATGTCTACTCAACCAAACAGTTCATCAGGCACAGAAACAAATGTTAAAATAGGAACCTTTCAAGAATCTTCAGGATCATTTTCCTCCAAAGAAACAATACCTTTTCAGTCTTTGCACCAGAGAGGCCCTAGAAAAGACAGGGATCAGCACTTGGAGCCCGTACAGCCAGATAAAACTGCTTTGGTTGATGAGATGGATGTAAAGACATTGAAGTCTGCAGGGGTAAATAGCAGATCTCCTGCAGCAAGTGAGCAGGCAGTTTCTGCCTCTAGAGACAGGCgtcagaaagggaagaagtTAGCGAAAGAGAGTTTTAAAGAGAAGCATTCCCTGAAATCTCTTGCAGATCCAAGTCAAGCAGTAGGCAGTGATGAAGGAAACCTGAAATCAGAATTTGGTAATCAGGGCTTGGTGACTGAACAAATTAGTCAGAGGTTATGTAATAATATTCCTGCTGAAAAAGCTGGTGAGAAGTCTCCACCCTCACAGGGGTCCTCTAAAGGCTCTGCAGTGCCAATTGAAGTGGCTTCTAAGGAATCACAGGCACCTAGAAAACGCACTGTTAAAGTCACTCTGACACCTCTCaagatggaaaatgaaaaccagTCTAAAGCTGCACAGCAAGAAAGTGATGCTGAACATCAGTCTGCAGGGGCAGAACTGGCTGCTTCATCAGAGCCCTCGTCTGAAAGCCCAGAAGATAACTCTGTAGTTCAGGAAAGTCCAAATAAAGCACCAGCACAGGAATCTCAGAATAATGCATATGAAAATTTGCCCGTTCAAGATAACAACTTGATGCTTCAGGATGGAACTAAAGCTCAAGAAGAAAGCTCATACAAGCGGAGGTATCCACGGAGAAGTGCACGGGCGAGATCTAACATGTTCTTTGGATTGACACCTCTGTATGGTGTGAGGTCTTATGGAGAAGAAGATATTCCATTCTATAGCAACTCGACTGGGAAGAAACGAGGAAAGCGGTCTGCAGAAGGACAAGTGGATGGTGCAGATGACTTGAGTACATCAGACGAAGATGACTTGTACTACTATAATTTCACTAGAACAGTGGTTCCCTCGAACACCGAGGAGAGGCTTGCGTCCCATAACTTATTCAGGGAGGAGGAGCAGTGTGATCTTCCAAAAATCTCACAGTTAGATGGCGTAGATGACGGGACTGAAAGTGATACAAGTGTCACAGCCACAACAAGGAAAGTAAATCAAGTAACAAAAAggagtggaaaagaaaatggaaccGAAAACATAAAGCTGGATAGAACTGAAGAAACTGGGGAAAAAGTACAAGTCACAAAGAGCCCTGCAGTCCACAAAACTGATCCAAAGATTGATAACTGCCATTCTGTGAGCAGGGTTAAAACACAAGGTCAGGACTCTCTGGAAGCTCAACTGAGTTCGTTGGAAACAGGTCGTAGGGCTCATGCAAGCACACCTTCTGATAAGAACTTACTGGATACTTTTAACACAGAACTTCTGAAATCTGATTCTGACAATAACAACAGTGATGACTGCGGAAACATCCTGCCTTCAGACATCATGGACTTTGTGCTGAAGAATACACCGTCAATGCAGGCATTAGGAGAAAGTCCAGAGTCGTCGTCATCTGAACTTCTAACACTTGGAGAAGGTTTAGGGCTGGATAGCAACCGTGGCAAGGATATGGGTTTGTTTGAAGTATTTTCCCAACAGCTGCCAACAGCTGAGCCAGTGGATAGCAGTGTTTCTTCCTCCATATCAGCAGAGGAACAATTTGAATTACCCCTGGAACTTCCTTCTGATCTCTCTGTTCTGACGACTCGCAGCCCTACGGTGCCCAGCCAAAATCACAACAGACTTGCTGTAATTTCGGAGTCTTCACTGTCTTCTTCAGGGGAGAGGTCGATACTTGCATTGCCCTCCACAgaatctggggaaaaaagagtTACCGTTACAGAAAAATCTGCTTCCAGTGAGGGTGATACGACTCTTTTGAGTCCAGGAGTAGACCCAAGCCCTGAAGGACACATGACTCCAGACCACTTCATCCAAGGTCACATCGATGCAGAGCACATAGCCAGCCCGCCCTGTGGCCCAGTAGAGCAAGGACACGGCAGCAACCAAGATTTAACTCGGAACAGCGGGACCCCAGGTATCCAAGTGCCCGTGTCGCCCACCGTTCCCCTGCAGAACCAGAAATATGTTCCCAATTCCACAGACAGTCCCGGCCCCTCTCAGATTTCCAACGCTGCAGTGCAGACGACACCACCCCACCTCAAGCCAGCCGCAGAAAAACTGCTCGTGGTCAATCAAAACATGCAGCCCCTGTACGTCCTCCAAACCCTTCCCAACGGCGTCACTCAGAAGATTCAGCTGACACCTTCTGTTAGCTCAGCACAGAGCGTGATGGAGACTAATGCCTCAGTCCTGGGGCCCATGGGAAGCGGGCTCACGCTGACCACGGGATTAAATCCAAGCTTGCCCTCATCTCAGTCATTATTTCCTCCCACCAGCAAAGGATTGTTGCCCATGTCCCACCACCAGCATATACATCCCTTCTCCACCGCCTCGCAGACCGGCTTCCCACCGAATATTGGCAGTCCTTCACCAGGTCTTCTTATTGGTGTGCAGCCACCCCCTGATCCTCAGCTCTTAGTGTCTGAAGCCAGTCAGAGGACAGACCTCGGTGCCACTGCTTCGACACCAACTGCTGCCCTGGGCAAGAAACGGCCAATATCTCGTCTGCAGTCACGGAAGAACAAGAAGCTGGCTCCCTCTGGAACCCCCTCTGCTATAGCTCCTCCTGATATGGTCTCCAACATGACTTTAATTAATTTTGCTCCTTCCCAAATTTCCAACCACCCGCTGGATTTGGGCACCATTGCAAATTCAACATCCCATAGAACTGTCCCCAATATTATCAAAAGGTCCAAGTCTGGAGTAATGTATTTCGAGCAAACCTCTTTGCTCCCACAAAGTGGGACTGCTGCTGCAGTTGGCACATCTCCCAGTGTTATCGGGCCAGATGCTGGTCACCTTCCCACGGGGCCTGTATCAGGGCTGGCGTCAAGTTCCTCGGTGCTGAATGTGGTATCCATGCAGGccacagcagcccctactaCTGGCGGCTCGGTTCCTAGCCACGTGTTGGGACAAAGTTCGGTAACGTTGACCAGCCCTGGCTTGTTAGGGGACCTTGGTTCCATAAGCAACCTCTTGATCAAAGCCAGTCATCAGAGCCTTGGTCTTCAAGAGCCTCACATGACTTTACCTCCAGGTTCTGGGATGTTTTCGCAGCTGGGGACGTCACAAACTCCATCTACAGCAGCAATGACAGCTGCATCGAGCATCTGTGTTCTGCCTTCAGCACAGAGCATGAGCATGACAGTTGCTCAGTCATCTGCTGAGCCAGAAGGCTCTTACCAGCTTCAGCACATGACACAACTCTTAGCCAGCAAGACTGGAATCGCTTCCTCGCAGCTAGACCTCGGTGCAGCTTCAGCAACAGCTCAGCTGTCGAACTTCCCCCAGCTGGTTGATGTTCCCAGCAGTACTGGCCTCGAACAAAACAAGGTTTCCTCATCTGTGATGCATGCCAGTTCAGCATCTCCTGGAGGCTCCCCATCATCCGGTCAGCAGTCTGCGAGCAGCTCTATGCTCGGTCCCACAAAAATGAAGCCAAAAATCAAGCGCATTCAGCCGTCTTTAGAGAAAGGGAATGGAAAGAAGCACAAAACTTCTCACTTGTGGGCTGGTTCCTCTGAAGCACACGTTCCTGacagaggggctgtggctgtACCCCAGGTCTCAGCTACACG gaCTCCTGCTGTGAAAGCAGATGTGCAGGATGCAGCAAGCATAGATCAGCCATCACAGAAACAATGTGGCCAGTCTGCAGG GCAAATGTCAGTCCTCGCGGAACCTCAGTCAACGCAGGCTTCAGCAAATGAGCAAGAAAATGCAG GCTCAAAAGCTATTGAGGAAGAAGAGAGCACTTTCAGCTCCCCGCTTATGTTTTGGCttcaacaagaacaaaagaggaaagaatgTCTTGGTGAGAAGAAACCGAAGAAAGGTTTGGTTTTTGAGATATCAAGTGATGATGGCTTTCAAATCTGTGCAGAAAGTATTGAAG ATGCTTGGAAGTCACTAACTGACAAAGTTCAAGAAGCCCGTTCAAATGCCCGCCTGAAACAGCTATCTTTTGCAG GTGTGAATGGTTTGAGGATGCTGGGGATTATCCACGATACTGTTGTGTTTCTGATTGAGCAACTTTATGGAGCAAAGCACTGCCACAACTACAAGTTCAGATTTCATAAACCAGAGGAGGCCAATGAGCCGCCTCTGAATCCACATGGCTCTGCTAGGGCCGAAGTCCACCTGAG GAAATCTGCATTTGATATGTTTAATTTCTTGGCATCTAAACACCGACAGCCGCCAGAATACAACCCAAAcgatgaggaagaggaggaagtaCAACTGAAATCAGCCCG GAGGGCAACCAGTATGGACCTGCCAATGCCCATGCGATTCCGACACTTGAAGAAGACCTCCAAGGAGGCAGTTGGTGTTTACAG GTCTCCCATCCATGGCCGGGGCCTGTTCTGCAAAAGGAACATCGATGCAGGTGAGATGGTGATCGAATATTCGGGCAATGTCATTCGCTCCATCCTCACTGACAAACGAGAGAAGTACTATGACAGTAAG